One region of Trichosurus vulpecula isolate mTriVul1 chromosome 1, mTriVul1.pri, whole genome shotgun sequence genomic DNA includes:
- the LOC118844059 gene encoding biogenesis of lysosome-related organelles complex 1 subunit 2-like, with the protein MFSKMAKHLTGELTATSEDYKLLENMNKLTSLKYREMKDIAVNITRNLKDLNGKYAALQPYLGQIALIEEQVAALEQAAYKLDAYPKKLEAKYKKLERR; encoded by the coding sequence atgttctccaaaatggccaaGCACCTGACGGGCGAGCTGACAGCAaccagtgaagactataaacttctggaaaatatgaacaaactgactagcttgaagtatcgagaaatgaaagatattgcagtaaacataactagaaacctaaaggacttaaacGGGAAATACGcagcacttcagccttatctggGTCAGATCGCTTTAATTGAGGAGCAAGTAGCAGCTCTGGAGCAGGCAGCTTACAAGCTGGATGCATAtccaaagaaactagaagcaaagtacaagaaATTAGAGAGgcgatga